AAACCCATGAAAAAATAAAATCTTTTAGTCAGCAAAGATTTCATCATACTCAACATCAAAACCAAGCATCTTATAGAGAGCATAAAGTCTATCCTTGCCAGTTAAAATAGTGGGATCAGCTACTCTTTTTCGAGCAAGTTCAATTTCTTCATGAGTAGGTAGTTTTCTACAACTATATCCAATAGTATTTACAGCATTGTCCATAGTAACATACTCCTTTTTAGTTAATTGTATACCCTATATGATTTTATCATTTATATACTTTAATAATTCACTCCCATATATAATATCATGCATTTTGTTGATTATTTCATCATCAGAATATCTAGAAACACACAATTCAAGACAGGAGTCTGCAATATCATCAGAACAAATATTCAACAAAAATGATAACCCCTTATACACTCCTTTGGCCTCTAATATCCAGAATGAACTAAAACCTGCAACCAATTCATAGTCTTCAAATGGTCTGTCAAAAATTCCAAAATTTATGCCCGATGGAGCAGACAAGGAATACTTACTGTGATTATGAATGGACGCCACATGATGCCCTTCAAACTCACCATCTTCAAATGTTATTTTAACACTATCTTTTATCCCCTTTGCACATTTAAGAATTTCTCCAGACACATAATCAAAATATACTACAAATTCATAATCAAGATTTTGAGTTTTTTTAATGAATTCATCAACTGTTTTAAATGCCTCATCACTGAATTCAGACGGCAGATCCTCCATTTGAATTGAGGAAACATTTTCGGTTTTCAATTTTTGATAATCTTCAAAATCATCGCCAATACCCAACATACAAACTAACAGTACATAGACACAAATTAAAATATTTCTAAATTTCATGAACAGATATTGGTTTATAAAACTTATAAAGCTTTATTTTAAAAATAAAAAGCAAATGAGTTAATAAATGAATTTTTAAGAGCAATTTTACAAGTTTAAGGCAATATTGCATTAAAGAAATAATGAAATCAACTCCAAATATAATATCCCATCTTGAAAATAAAACGGAAATAGAAAATAACATACCTCTCCACGTCGACACCATCTTCATTAGACAAAAAGATGGCAGGAAAGTTTAAAATAGTCTTGTGTACAAAACAGGTACACAAGAGGAATTATCTGATAAGGAGGCAATAGACTTGCTTTTGTTGCCAGACATGGATATTGACTTACCCATCAAATCATTAATGACCATGATTTGTTTAATACTTTCCAAAAACAATATTTCAGACTTAGATTTTAAAAAGAAAATCATTCTTTGCGAAATTAAAGTTCTTAACAGATTTTTCAATGATTATGAATTTTCTAGTTGATTGAAATGTTACAAACAAAAAACCCTGAAGTCGAACGCATAATCCAAAAATACGGAGAAGGATTCGACACCATATACTTCGACGGAAAAGCCGACGGTATACTCAAAATTGCCCAAAAAGGTTTAATGGAGGAATTGATGAGGACATTATTTCCCATCTAACTGGTTTTTCCATCGACAAACTCAAAGAAATCAAAAAAGATTAAACACTAAGGGATAATCATTGAGGAAACTCAAACGAAAGATATGTTTCAAGTGTAAAAATGCTAAAACGTGTTAAATAGACTTTCATGGACAATTTTAAAGCAAAATTTAAGGAACACACATGAAGTAATTTTATCTATTTTTAAATGCAAAACATGGTGAAAATATCAAGTTACTGTCAGGAAATTTTTTTCGAGTAAATAGCTGAAAATGTTTGAAAACAAAAATCAGTCATTGACAAAATAGGAATACATCTCTTCGGAAACTTCACTTTCGATGTGGAATTTGAAGTTGACTATAGGATGGGTCTTGCCGTCGATTTCCCTGTACATCTGTTTATAGCTTAATGGAGTCATCCTGCCGATGTAGTAAAATTCAATTCCCTCATCATTGTTTTTCTGAATGAACAGTTCAATTTCCAAGTCAGTGTAGTTGATTAGAGGTTCCAGTTCCTTTGAAGAGGTTTTACGATTGTTTCTACTCATCCAGTTGAAGGAGTCCTTGGTTATGAAGTGGTCTTCGTAGTTGATGGTTTGTGAGATGTCTTCGGACTTGTGGTAGGTTACAAATATTGGACATGTATTGTATTTAATCTTGTATCCTCCGATGTTTTGACCGTTCATGTAGTATTTCCAGTCAAGAAGTCTCAGCGCATCCTCACGTGAGTATTTTTCATACAGCTTGAATCTGGAGTCAGATTTGTATACGCTTTCGTATTTGTGGAATGCATACTGCAGCGCATCGTTTAGATGTTCATAAAATATTGGATTTGAAAGTGATTTTTTAAACTGGTCGGATATTTCAAACCTGTCATCTGATGATGATTTGAAAAAGAGATTTTCAGGATTTTTTACCAGTTTTTCAATTGTGTTTGCCTGATATCCGTCGCCTTTTTCCTTGCGGTAAAAGTCCAGGCTCAGATAGTTGATTGCACCTTTAATTGAATCGGTTTGGTTAGTGAGATTGAAATTGTCATTAAGGTATTTCTCAATTTGAGGGACTGTAAAGTATTTGTTGATTTTCAAGCATTCCAGAATAACCAGCTCATGTGGCCTGATTCCTTTTAGAAGTTTTTTAGTGATGAATTTAAGAGGGTCGATTTCATCGTCTGGAATCTCTGAAGTGTAGTCATCCTCAATGTCTGACAGGAAATCATGGTATGTCGGATAATCCTTGTGCGCAAGGATCAGTTCAGGATTGAATTCTCCGTTAATTGCGAAGTCATAAAGTGAAGGGATCCTTCCCAACTTGTATTTTAATTGAGTGTACTTTTCTTTAAACAAGGCCTTTCTGTTGAATGAAGTGTTGTTGATTGAATCATATATACGCTTTTGTGAAATCTCATCAAAGTTGATTGAAGAGGCACCGGGAATAATCTTGTTTCCCTCCATCAGATATTTCCTAATACGATCCTTGTCATAAGTCCTGTCACCTGAAAGGGCAATCGGAATCATGAAATTGTTTTTGTAGTTTCCGATAAAGTCAAGAATAACCACATACTCCTTGTTTTTGTATTTCCTAAGGCCCCTTCCAAGCTGCTGGATGAAAATGATTGGAGACTCGGTAGGCCTGACCAAAAGAACCTGATTGATTTCAGGAATGTCAACACCCTCATTGAAAATGTCAACAGTGAAAATAAACTCAATTTTATCCGGATTTGCATCATTGGTCAGCCTGTCAATGGCATCACGTCTTTTTTCCTGTGCGTCATCACCTGAGAGAAACACTGACTTATATCCCCTCTGGTTGAATTTGTCTGACAATAATTCCGCTTCCCTTTTTCTTGAACAGAATACCAATGCCTTTCTTCTCTCGCCTGAATATGAATAGAATTCCGATTTTTCAATAAGATAATCAACACGCTCATCAGATGCCAGGAGATTGAAATCAGTAAAATTATCATCGATTTCACCGGTATCGAATTCAACATCACTGATACCGAAATAATGGAACGGACATAACAAATCCTCTTCCAAAGCTTCCTGCAAACGGATTTCATGGGCAATGTTGTTGTCAAACAAATCATAAATGTTAAAACCATCTGTACGCTCAGGTGAAGCGGTCATGCCCAGCAGAAATTTTGGTTTAAAGTAATCCAATACTTTCAGGTATGACAGAGCCCCCGCCTTGTGCACCTCATCCACTACAATATAATCAAAGTGGTCTTTTGAAAACTTGGTGTAAACATCCTCCTTAGACATGGTCTGGATGGTTGAAAACAAATATGGACTGTCATAATCCTTGTTGTTACCAGTTAACAGACCGAATTTTTCATGGTCAGTGAATACGTTTTTGTAAGCTTCAATTGACTGTTTGGCAATCTGTTCCCTGTGAACCAGAAAGAGAAATCTTTCAGGCCCAAAATCATCAACTGCAAAAGCAGATGCATAGGTCTTACCGGTACCTGTGGCCGATACAAGGATGGCACGGGACTCTCCATGACTTATTAGATTTCTGATATTTTCAAGAAACTGCTCCTGCATATAGTTTGGAGTTAAAGTGACATGCTCATCTTTAATCTTTTGGGTAAGCTTTCTTAAATTGGTGAACTTTTTGTTGGCATCATAGATTTTTTCATACTCGGGAAGTGCATCTTCAAGACTTGCCGCATTTTGCCATAACTCATTGAATTCGGAGCGAAGTTCCAAAAGAATCTCACCTTCCAACATCGAGGTGAACTCAACATTCCATTCCTTGTTGACAGTAAGTGCATTCATGGTCATGTTGGAACTTCCGACAATTCCAGTAAAAACATCCCCTTTTTTGAATATATAACCCTTTGTGTGAAACCCCTCATTTTTTTGCAAATAGAGTTTGATTTCAATATTTTTAAAATCATTAAGTTTTCTTAACGCCTTAGGTTCTGTAAAAGTCAGATAGTCAGTGGTGAGGATTTTACCCTTAATATTTCTCTTTTCTAGATTGCGAAATTCTTCCAGTAAAGGAGTGATTCCGCCCATGGTGATGAAAGCAGCAGAGATTATGAACTCATCACAGTTTCTGAGTTCATCCCTGATTGAATTTATGACCTTGGAGCGATTATTGTTGTATAATAATTTTGGACGAAAATCAGAGCTGGAGCTGGAATGCTGATTTATAAAAGCGGTTTTCGCACCATTCAGGATTTCATCCATGTTCATAATTACTGCTCTTCAAGGTGTTTTATTAAATCTTCAAGTTTGGTTATTTGGATTTGGAACTCCTCTTCTTTTGGAGTGCCTTTGACCTTTTCCAACTTGTTTTGGAGTTCTTCAAGTTTACGCTTTGCTAAAGTGATTCTTTTGTCTGTCATTTCAATCATCCATAGTTTCTTTTAGGTAATCTATGATTTTTAAATCGGCAGGAATCCAGTTGACATCGTTTAGTTGATCTTTAGTGAGCCATCTTGCATCGTTATGTTCTAAAAGCTTTGGAGTTCCCTTTTCAATTATTGCCTCATAGCATGACATCTTAAGATAAAAAGTAGGATACTGGTATTCGAGGTCAAGGGCAAACTTGGTGGGTTTTATTGTGCAGTCGAGTTCCTCTTTGATTTCTCTTATTAAAGCTTCCTCTTTTGTTTCTGAATTTTCTATTTTTCCGCCTGGAAATTCCCACATGTTAATGAATTCACCATAGCCTCTTTTGGTTGCAAGGATTTTATTGTCCTTTTTGATAATAGCTGCAACAACATTTAAAGTTTTCATGATTGTTTCTCCTGGTTAAATATAGGGCAGCTTACGTTATAAATGTTAATTATTGCTTACCCATTCTCGAGTAGTCAAACCCTTATTAAACAGTAAAGTCCAAATAACTTCTTTAATAAATGATTCCAAATCATCCTCTTCAAATCCGTCATTTCCAGGAGTTAAAGAAAATGCTCCAACAGAAGGGATTACAGTATTTGTTTCTAAGAATTTTTTTGTTCTGTTTCCAGGATATAAAACATATGACCCTTCAGTTAGTAAAATTGAATCTTTATAGGTATGCATTTTATAGATATCTCCATCTTTAAAAAGCCTTTCTTTTTCTTCAAGAGAATCTCTTTTTTCTATTTCCTCATCTAATTGTTTATTTGATTCAATTGTATCATAATAATCTATTATTTCCAGTTCTGACCTATATTTAGCATCAAAATGAACATAGTTAATTTCATCATTTATTTTTACAAGCAGTGTATAATCCGGTTTAAATGCAAGTGAATAAGACCGGTATTGCGATCCATCTGAAAATCTTAAATTGTAAAACAAATCTATTTCAATATCATGGCCATATAAATTCAAATGAAAAGTTTTACGAGACCCAATTCCTTTTTTAATACTTATTGACCAGTTATCCTTATTGATTTTAAATACATCTTCAAAATTAATCTTTTTTATGCTCAATTCATTTAAAACTTTTAGCAATTTAAAATAGCACCAATATTCATATAATTCAGATAATTTCTTTTCAAAACCCTTAAATTGATTGTTTATCTC
This DNA window, taken from Methanobrevibacter sp., encodes the following:
- a CDS encoding DEAD/DEAH box helicase; this encodes MNMDEILNGAKTAFINQHSSSSSDFRPKLLYNNNRSKVINSIRDELRNCDEFIISAAFITMGGITPLLEEFRNLEKRNIKGKILTTDYLTFTEPKALRKLNDFKNIEIKLYLQKNEGFHTKGYIFKKGDVFTGIVGSSNMTMNALTVNKEWNVEFTSMLEGEILLELRSEFNELWQNAASLEDALPEYEKIYDANKKFTNLRKLTQKIKDEHVTLTPNYMQEQFLENIRNLISHGESRAILVSATGTGKTYASAFAVDDFGPERFLFLVHREQIAKQSIEAYKNVFTDHEKFGLLTGNNKDYDSPYLFSTIQTMSKEDVYTKFSKDHFDYIVVDEVHKAGALSYLKVLDYFKPKFLLGMTASPERTDGFNIYDLFDNNIAHEIRLQEALEEDLLCPFHYFGISDVEFDTGEIDDNFTDFNLLASDERVDYLIEKSEFYSYSGERRKALVFCSRKREAELLSDKFNQRGYKSVFLSGDDAQEKRRDAIDRLTNDANPDKIEFIFTVDIFNEGVDIPEINQVLLVRPTESPIIFIQQLGRGLRKYKNKEYVVILDFIGNYKNNFMIPIALSGDRTYDKDRIRKYLMEGNKIIPGASSINFDEISQKRIYDSINNTSFNRKALFKEKYTQLKYKLGRIPSLYDFAINGEFNPELILAHKDYPTYHDFLSDIEDDYTSEIPDDEIDPLKFITKKLLKGIRPHELVILECLKINKYFTVPQIEKYLNDNFNLTNQTDSIKGAINYLSLDFYRKEKGDGYQANTIEKLVKNPENLFFKSSSDDRFEISDQFKKSLSNPIFYEHLNDALQYAFHKYESVYKSDSRFKLYEKYSREDALRLLDWKYYMNGQNIGGYKIKYNTCPIFVTYHKSEDISQTINYEDHFITKDSFNWMSRNNRKTSSKELEPLINYTDLEIELFIQKNNDEGIEFYYIGRMTPLSYKQMYREIDGKTHPIVNFKFHIESEVSEEMYSYFVND
- a CDS encoding (deoxy)nucleoside triphosphate pyrophosphohydrolase → MKTLNVVAAIIKKDNKILATKRGYGEFINMWEFPGGKIENSETKEEALIREIKEELDCTIKPTKFALDLEYQYPTFYLKMSCYEAIIEKGTPKLLEHNDARWLTKDQLNDVNWIPADLKIIDYLKETMDD